Proteins from a genomic interval of Microbacterium abyssi:
- a CDS encoding amino acid ABC transporter ATP-binding protein translates to MSKIDVRDLHKSFGSNEVLKGIDLTVADGEVVAVIGPSGSGKSTLLRCLNKLEEATSGQVVIDGVDLTDKSVKLDEVRQRIGMVFQHFNLFPHMTVTENITLAPIELGRLSKSAARERALALLERVGLSEKADAKPASLSGGQKQRVAIARALAMDPEIMLFDEATSALDPEMVGEVLQVIRDLAEGGMTMVLVTHEMGFAREVSDRTVFMDDGVVVEESTPAELFGAPQHERTKDFLSKVL, encoded by the coding sequence ATGAGCAAGATCGACGTCCGCGACCTGCACAAGTCGTTCGGAAGCAACGAGGTCCTCAAGGGCATCGACCTCACGGTGGCCGACGGCGAGGTCGTGGCGGTCATCGGTCCGTCGGGCTCCGGCAAGTCGACGCTGCTGCGCTGCCTGAACAAGCTCGAGGAGGCGACATCCGGCCAGGTGGTCATCGACGGCGTCGATCTCACCGACAAGAGCGTCAAGCTCGACGAGGTGCGTCAGCGCATCGGCATGGTGTTCCAGCACTTCAACCTGTTCCCGCACATGACGGTGACGGAGAACATCACGCTGGCTCCGATCGAACTCGGCCGGCTCTCCAAGTCCGCGGCGCGTGAGCGCGCGCTCGCGCTGCTGGAGCGCGTGGGCCTGTCGGAGAAGGCGGATGCCAAGCCGGCATCCCTCTCGGGTGGTCAGAAGCAGCGCGTGGCGATCGCCCGCGCGCTCGCCATGGACCCCGAGATCATGCTGTTCGACGAGGCCACCAGTGCCCTCGATCCCGAGATGGTCGGCGAGGTTCTGCAGGTCATCCGCGACCTGGCGGAGGGCGGCATGACGATGGTGCTCGTGACGCACGAGATGGGCTTCGCGCGCGAGGTCTCCGACCGCACGGTGTTCATGGACGACGGCGTCGTCGTCGAGGAGTCGACCCCCGCCGAGCTGTTCGGCGCGCCACAGCACGAGCGGACGAAGGACTTCCTCTCGAAGGTCCTCTGA
- a CDS encoding glutaminase yields MTSAAELLADARGALAGVPKEGLGEDRSSRWRGERIVRVGEAWHVGVLLLTDDRTLATAEVLRAADPGRRGYTAESARERAARRQMALRGGFGEGEVVHVGWTVIDVDAVDAGGSSGPLAMRGGVPMVRWSNASAYLPLEAYLRERIELLRG; encoded by the coding sequence GTGACTTCCGCCGCCGAACTGCTCGCCGATGCGCGCGGCGCGCTCGCGGGCGTCCCGAAGGAGGGACTCGGCGAGGACCGCTCCTCGCGCTGGCGCGGCGAGCGGATCGTGCGCGTCGGGGAGGCCTGGCACGTCGGGGTGCTGCTGCTCACCGACGACCGGACGCTCGCCACGGCGGAGGTGCTGCGCGCGGCCGATCCCGGCCGCCGCGGGTACACGGCGGAGTCGGCACGCGAGCGCGCAGCCCGGCGCCAGATGGCACTGCGCGGCGGATTCGGGGAGGGCGAGGTCGTGCACGTCGGCTGGACGGTGATCGACGTGGATGCCGTCGACGCCGGCGGCTCTTCGGGACCGCTCGCCATGCGTGGCGGTGTGCCCATGGTGCGGTGGTCGAACGCCAGTGCCTACCTGCCGCTCGAGGCGTACCTCCGCGAGCGGATCGAGCTGCTGCGGGGGTGA
- a CDS encoding LysR substrate-binding domain-containing protein codes for MASRTSAPRTFRLGAVPGATPGKWIDTWKQRMPRVPLELVPIEFADQRTAVEELDAALVRRPMDDVDDLHVIPLYDEVPVVVASAESHLMAADELTADDLAGEVLITPLDDVLGPLDLPTVAPSFSPLETTADAIATVATGVGIVVVPMSLARLHQRKDVDYRPLLDAPTSSVALAWMRDRTTEDVETFIGIVRGRTANSSR; via the coding sequence ATGGCATCGCGCACGTCCGCCCCCCGCACATTCCGGCTGGGCGCAGTCCCCGGCGCGACGCCGGGCAAGTGGATCGACACCTGGAAGCAGCGGATGCCGCGAGTCCCCCTCGAGCTGGTGCCGATCGAGTTCGCCGACCAGCGTACGGCGGTGGAAGAGCTGGATGCTGCGCTCGTGCGCCGTCCGATGGACGACGTCGATGATCTGCACGTGATCCCGCTGTACGACGAGGTGCCGGTCGTGGTGGCATCCGCCGAGTCGCACCTCATGGCCGCCGACGAGCTGACCGCCGACGACCTCGCCGGCGAAGTCCTGATCACTCCGCTCGATGATGTGCTCGGCCCGCTGGACCTGCCGACGGTCGCGCCGAGTTTCTCGCCGCTCGAGACGACGGCGGATGCCATCGCCACGGTCGCCACGGGCGTGGGAATCGTCGTCGTCCCCATGTCGCTGGCGCGCCTGCATCAGCGCAAGGACGTCGACTACCGCCCTCTCCTGGATGCGCCGACGTCCTCCGTCGCGCTCGCATGGATGCGAGATCGCACGACGGAGGACGTCGAGACATTCATCGGGATCGTCCGCGGGCGGACCGCGAACTCGTCCCGGTAG
- a CDS encoding ATP-dependent Clp protease ATP-binding subunit, whose product MPNDFSDTGAGSFDDFLARYLAGEQARQARSIDLSRFLTARTQQILQRAGRFALERGQTELDALHVLRMIVEDDAVVRAVENIGVRPAEIVNAVEARLPLPGEATGAAAATITPSASRALFHAYQVARSAGATYIDPEHLFFALVLGQDVPAGQVLARAGVTAEALTQGAREHVTAPVGGESPDTEAPASDSPMLDKFGIDLTARAREGALDPVIGRSDEIEQTIEILSRRTKNNPVLIGAAGVGKTAIVDGIAQAIVDGAVPAQLSGRRIIALDLPAMLAGTRYRGDFEERLTQTMDEISAHKDEVIVFIDEVHTVVGAGGAGDGGMDAGNILKPRLARGDLHMVGATTLKEYRQIEKDPALERRFQPVKVDEPSAEDAVRILEGLKDAYQQHHAVTYTDAALRAAVAMSARYLRDRVLPDKAIDLIDQAGARLRLKLGLPEDPSALLAELADLESRKNAAVTSEQYEEASRLRDEITAVQERIDAASAGRTADAEAIVDEREIAEVIARATGIPASRLTEGERERLADLEAELHARVIGQDDAVTAVARAVRRSRTGMGDARRPVGSFLFLGPTGVGKTELAKALADRLFDDENAVIRFDMSEFGERHTVSRLVGAPPGYVGYDEAGQLTERVRRNPYSIVLFDEIEKAHPDVFNLLLQVLDDGRLTDGQGRTVDFRNTVIVMTSNVGSELLASRSGALGFVSSQDAAANGFASMKDLRDRVMGKLREAMRPEFLNRIDEIVLFQKLSREELGRIVRLMLQATSARLAERSVTIDVTDAAVEWLGAHGYEPEYGARPLRRLIQREVDDRVADLLVSGALADGGAVLVDAGAEGLTVEVPVLV is encoded by the coding sequence GTGCCCAACGACTTCAGCGATACCGGCGCAGGTTCGTTCGACGATTTCCTTGCCCGGTATCTCGCGGGCGAACAGGCCCGGCAGGCCCGATCCATCGACCTCAGCCGGTTCCTCACCGCGCGCACCCAGCAGATCCTGCAGCGCGCCGGCCGGTTCGCCCTCGAACGCGGCCAGACCGAACTCGACGCCCTCCATGTGCTGCGCATGATCGTCGAGGACGACGCGGTCGTGCGTGCTGTCGAGAACATCGGTGTGCGGCCGGCGGAGATCGTCAACGCGGTCGAGGCACGCCTGCCGCTGCCGGGCGAGGCGACCGGAGCGGCCGCCGCCACTATCACGCCGAGCGCGAGCCGCGCGCTCTTCCATGCCTACCAGGTGGCACGTTCGGCCGGTGCGACCTACATCGATCCGGAGCACCTGTTCTTCGCGCTGGTGCTCGGCCAGGACGTGCCCGCAGGTCAGGTCCTCGCCCGCGCCGGCGTCACCGCCGAGGCCCTCACGCAGGGCGCTCGCGAGCACGTCACCGCCCCGGTCGGCGGTGAGAGCCCCGACACCGAGGCGCCGGCATCCGACTCGCCCATGCTCGACAAGTTCGGGATCGATCTCACCGCGCGTGCCCGCGAGGGCGCGCTCGACCCGGTGATCGGCCGCAGCGACGAGATCGAGCAGACCATCGAGATCCTCAGCCGCCGCACCAAGAACAACCCGGTGCTGATCGGCGCGGCGGGCGTCGGCAAGACCGCGATCGTCGACGGCATCGCCCAGGCGATCGTCGACGGGGCCGTACCTGCGCAGCTATCGGGGCGCCGAATCATCGCGCTCGACCTGCCCGCCATGCTGGCCGGCACCCGCTACCGCGGTGACTTCGAGGAGCGTCTCACCCAGACGATGGACGAGATCTCCGCGCACAAGGACGAGGTGATCGTCTTCATCGACGAGGTGCACACGGTTGTGGGCGCCGGCGGTGCCGGTGACGGCGGCATGGATGCCGGAAACATCCTCAAGCCCCGCCTCGCACGCGGCGACCTGCACATGGTGGGAGCGACGACCCTCAAGGAGTACCGCCAGATCGAGAAGGATCCGGCCCTCGAGCGCCGCTTTCAGCCGGTGAAGGTCGATGAGCCCTCCGCCGAGGATGCCGTCCGCATTCTCGAGGGGCTGAAGGACGCGTATCAGCAGCACCACGCCGTCACGTACACGGATGCAGCTCTCCGCGCCGCCGTGGCGATGAGTGCCCGCTACCTGCGTGACCGCGTGCTGCCAGACAAGGCGATCGACCTGATCGACCAGGCCGGCGCCCGCCTGCGGCTGAAGCTCGGTCTCCCCGAGGACCCCTCAGCGCTGCTGGCGGAACTCGCCGACCTCGAATCGCGCAAGAACGCCGCGGTGACCTCCGAGCAGTACGAGGAGGCCTCTCGGCTGCGCGACGAGATCACGGCGGTTCAGGAGCGGATCGACGCGGCATCCGCAGGCCGCACCGCCGACGCCGAGGCGATCGTCGACGAGCGCGAGATCGCCGAGGTGATCGCGCGCGCCACCGGCATCCCGGCCAGCCGCCTCACCGAGGGCGAGCGCGAGCGTCTCGCCGATCTCGAGGCCGAGCTGCACGCACGGGTGATCGGTCAGGACGATGCCGTGACCGCGGTGGCACGCGCCGTGCGCCGCAGCCGCACCGGAATGGGCGACGCCCGCCGCCCGGTGGGATCGTTCCTGTTCCTCGGCCCGACCGGCGTCGGAAAGACCGAGCTGGCGAAGGCACTCGCCGACCGCCTGTTCGATGACGAGAACGCCGTGATCCGCTTCGACATGAGCGAGTTCGGCGAGCGGCACACCGTCTCGCGGCTCGTCGGCGCCCCTCCGGGATACGTCGGCTACGACGAGGCGGGGCAGCTCACCGAGCGCGTTCGCCGCAATCCGTACTCGATCGTGCTGTTCGACGAGATCGAGAAGGCGCATCCCGACGTGTTCAACCTGCTGCTGCAGGTGCTCGACGACGGACGGCTCACCGACGGTCAGGGCCGCACGGTCGACTTCCGCAACACGGTGATCGTGATGACCTCGAACGTCGGCTCGGAGCTCCTCGCCTCGCGTTCCGGAGCGCTCGGGTTCGTCTCATCGCAGGATGCCGCCGCGAACGGCTTCGCGTCGATGAAGGATCTGCGTGACCGGGTGATGGGCAAGCTCCGCGAGGCCATGCGCCCGGAGTTCCTGAACCGGATCGACGAGATCGTGCTGTTCCAGAAGCTGTCGCGCGAGGAGCTCGGGCGCATCGTGCGGCTGATGCTGCAGGCGACGTCGGCGCGGCTGGCGGAGCGCTCGGTCACGATCGATGTGACCGACGCTGCGGTCGAATGGCTCGGCGCGCACGGCTACGAGCCGGAGTACGGCGCACGGCCGCTGCGTCGGCTGATCCAGCGCGAGGTCGACGACCGCGTCGCGGACCTGCTGGTGTCCGGGGCGCTCGCCGACGGCGGCGCTGTGCTGGTGGATGCCGGAGCCGAGGGGCTCACGGTCGAGGTGCCGGTTCTCGTCTAG
- a CDS encoding PhnD/SsuA/transferrin family substrate-binding protein has translation MQSTLKRGLAIAAGLTLAFGLSACAADTADSTTDGAAAEGTFASGDSDTLVFAVLPDHEGADQDAQPIADWIAEITGKNVEFFQATDYTAVVQGLAADQIDIAQISAFTYYQSQNAGADIVPIGAQITQEGAEPGYFSVAVKNPAATDVTSLEDFADRPVCFVNPTSTSGFAVPMGGLLEAGVTVSEDNRFFGEEHDLNAKKVAEGTDCQVGFAQDIDADPLIESGELEEVQRVQVPAAPIVMQAALPQDVQDQLVEALADSTQSDLTDAGVELNEFLTDGWFGFGAVDDAYYDLIRTLCTEIADEVEACRA, from the coding sequence ATGCAGTCCACCCTCAAGCGCGGTCTCGCGATCGCCGCCGGCCTCACCCTCGCCTTCGGCCTCTCGGCCTGTGCCGCGGACACCGCTGACAGCACCACCGATGGCGCAGCCGCCGAAGGCACCTTCGCCTCGGGCGACTCCGACACGCTGGTCTTCGCCGTTCTGCCCGACCACGAGGGCGCCGACCAGGACGCTCAGCCGATCGCCGACTGGATCGCCGAGATCACGGGCAAGAACGTCGAGTTCTTCCAGGCGACCGACTACACCGCCGTCGTGCAGGGCCTCGCCGCCGACCAGATCGACATCGCGCAGATCTCGGCCTTCACGTACTACCAGTCGCAGAACGCCGGCGCGGACATCGTCCCGATCGGCGCGCAGATCACCCAGGAGGGTGCCGAGCCCGGCTACTTCTCCGTCGCCGTCAAGAACCCGGCTGCCACCGACGTGACCTCGCTCGAGGACTTCGCCGACCGTCCGGTCTGCTTCGTCAACCCCACCTCCACCTCGGGCTTCGCGGTTCCGATGGGCGGCCTGCTCGAGGCCGGCGTGACCGTCTCCGAGGACAACCGCTTCTTCGGCGAGGAGCACGACCTCAACGCCAAGAAGGTCGCTGAGGGCACCGACTGCCAGGTCGGATTCGCACAGGACATCGACGCCGACCCGCTGATCGAGTCGGGTGAGCTCGAGGAGGTCCAGCGCGTGCAGGTTCCCGCTGCCCCCATCGTCATGCAGGCCGCTCTCCCGCAGGATGTCCAGGACCAGCTCGTCGAGGCCCTCGCCGACAGCACCCAGTCCGACCTCACCGACGCCGGCGTCGAGCTCAACGAGTTCCTCACCGACGGCTGGTTCGGCTTCGGCGCGGTCGACGACGCGTACTACGACCTGATCCGCACCCTGTGCACCGAGATCGCCGACGAGGTCGAGGCCTGCCGGGCCTGA
- the phnC gene encoding phosphonate ABC transporter ATP-binding protein, translated as MTNSDTSAVRITDLGKTYPGAAAPALSEVSLSVERGEIVVLLGLSGSGKSTLLRHVNGLEIPTEGSVVALGESVSELSGRALRAVRGRIGFIFQQFELVGALTVLENVLTGGLATLRGPRVGIFTYPRALREKALGHLDRVGLLEFAYQRADQLSGGQQQRVAIARALMQDPEILLADEPVASLDPESSSQVMALIREIAAERSLTVICSLHQVDLALGWGDRIVGLRAGRVVLDTHTEGLSREEVMEIYGRVATTTGEIEALEDELAEAREQVRNQEAQRAARGRLAEDFANEEPA; from the coding sequence ATGACGAACAGCGACACCTCCGCCGTCCGGATCACGGATCTGGGAAAGACCTATCCCGGAGCCGCCGCCCCGGCTCTCTCGGAGGTGTCGCTGTCCGTCGAACGCGGCGAGATCGTCGTCCTGCTCGGGCTCTCGGGCTCGGGCAAGTCGACGCTCCTGCGGCACGTCAACGGGCTTGAAATCCCCACCGAGGGATCGGTCGTCGCGCTCGGCGAGTCGGTGTCAGAGCTGAGCGGCCGTGCACTGCGTGCAGTGCGCGGCCGCATCGGCTTCATCTTCCAGCAGTTCGAGCTCGTCGGGGCCCTCACGGTGCTCGAGAACGTGCTCACCGGCGGGCTGGCGACGCTCCGCGGCCCGCGTGTGGGCATCTTCACCTACCCGCGGGCGCTGCGCGAGAAGGCGCTCGGCCATCTCGACCGCGTGGGCCTGCTCGAGTTCGCGTATCAGCGGGCCGACCAGCTTTCGGGCGGACAGCAGCAGCGCGTCGCGATCGCCCGCGCACTTATGCAGGACCCTGAGATCCTCCTCGCCGATGAACCGGTGGCATCCCTCGACCCCGAGTCCAGCAGCCAGGTCATGGCGCTGATCCGCGAGATCGCCGCCGAGCGGTCCCTCACCGTCATCTGCTCCCTGCACCAGGTCGACCTGGCGCTCGGCTGGGGAGACCGCATCGTCGGCCTGCGCGCCGGCCGCGTCGTGCTCGACACGCACACGGAAGGCCTCAGCCGCGAAGAGGTCATGGAGATCTACGGCCGCGTCGCCACCACGACCGGCGAGATCGAGGCGCTCGAGGACGAGCTCGCCGAGGCACGCGAGCAGGTCCGCAATCAGGAGGCGCAGCGCGCTGCGCGCGGACGGCTCGCCGAGGACTTCGCGAACGAGGAGCCCGCGTGA
- a CDS encoding amino acid ABC transporter substrate-binding protein/permease, translated as MIRYPSPARTRLRALGRTAGALALSAFVAAGVLLGMTAPATAAEDSGETYVIGTDTTFAPFEFTDADGELVGIDMDLLRAIAEDQGFEVEIRQLGFDAAVQALQSNQVDAVMAGMSITDERKQTFDFSDPYFTSGIQLGVLEASDIQSLDDLDGKTVAVKTGTQGQTFADDNKDEYGFRVTPYQDTTDMVDAVKAGQAVGYFEDFPVLAYGIQQGSGFRLVGEPELGGEYGFAVNKGMNPELLEMFNAGLGNVQESGEYDEIVDRYLGGGEQSTQPTDIISVAVQYWPALMEGLWLTILSTIVAIVAAFILGIVFGFGRISKFFPFRWIATAYVYVFRGTPILVQAFFVFFAVPQLFPGLTFNPFVAGAITLSLNTGAYMTEIIRGGIQAVDPGQNEASRSLGLGHWKTMQKVVLPQAFRIMIPSFVNQGIITLKDTSLISVIGLAELTFQSRQIIASTYLSAQVLTIVAIIYFVVITLLTLLANRLERKFNA; from the coding sequence GAAGACAGCGGCGAGACCTACGTGATCGGCACCGACACGACGTTCGCGCCGTTCGAGTTCACGGATGCCGATGGCGAGCTGGTCGGCATCGACATGGACCTTCTCCGCGCGATCGCCGAGGACCAGGGCTTCGAGGTCGAGATCCGTCAGCTCGGCTTCGACGCCGCCGTGCAGGCGCTGCAGTCCAACCAGGTCGATGCCGTCATGGCGGGCATGTCCATCACAGACGAGCGCAAGCAGACGTTCGACTTCAGCGACCCGTACTTCACCAGCGGCATCCAGCTCGGTGTTCTCGAGGCGAGCGACATCCAGTCCCTGGACGACCTCGATGGCAAGACCGTCGCGGTCAAGACCGGTACGCAGGGGCAGACCTTCGCGGACGACAACAAGGACGAGTACGGTTTCCGTGTCACGCCGTACCAGGACACGACCGACATGGTGGATGCCGTCAAGGCCGGCCAGGCCGTCGGCTACTTCGAGGACTTCCCGGTCCTCGCGTACGGCATCCAGCAGGGGTCGGGCTTCCGCCTCGTCGGCGAGCCGGAACTCGGCGGCGAGTACGGGTTCGCGGTGAACAAGGGCATGAACCCCGAACTGCTCGAGATGTTCAACGCGGGCCTCGGCAACGTCCAGGAGTCCGGCGAGTACGACGAGATCGTCGACCGCTACCTCGGCGGCGGAGAGCAGTCGACGCAGCCGACCGACATCATCTCGGTCGCCGTCCAGTACTGGCCGGCGCTGATGGAGGGTCTGTGGCTCACGATCCTCTCGACGATCGTCGCGATCGTCGCCGCGTTCATCCTCGGCATCGTGTTCGGGTTCGGTCGCATCTCGAAGTTCTTCCCGTTCCGGTGGATCGCGACCGCGTACGTGTACGTGTTCCGCGGCACCCCGATCCTCGTGCAGGCGTTCTTCGTGTTCTTCGCGGTCCCGCAGCTGTTCCCCGGCCTTACGTTCAACCCGTTCGTCGCCGGTGCGATCACGCTGTCTCTCAACACCGGCGCGTACATGACCGAGATCATCCGCGGCGGCATCCAGGCCGTCGACCCCGGCCAGAACGAAGCCTCGCGCTCACTCGGACTCGGGCACTGGAAGACGATGCAGAAGGTCGTGCTGCCGCAGGCGTTCCGCATCATGATCCCCTCGTTCGTGAACCAGGGCATCATCACGCTGAAGGACACCTCGCTCATCAGCGTCATCGGCCTCGCCGAACTCACGTTCCAGTCGCGGCAGATCATCGCCTCGACCTACCTGTCGGCGCAGGTGCTGACCATCGTCGCCATTATCTACTTCGTCGTGATCACGCTGCTGACGCTGCTCGCGAACCGCCTGGAGAGGAAGTTCAACGCATGA
- the purU gene encoding formyltetrahydrofolate deformylase, with product MSQTDTARLLIACDDQPGIVAAVANVLAQHGANIISLDQHSTDAEGGRFFQRTVIHLPGLAASRPALEASIEEVAERFGMDWSLHDTSRRKRVAIFVSKYDHCLMELLWRQQRGQLDVDITMVVSNHPDLAESVRSFGVPFVHIPGGSEPEAKATMEARQLELLQGNVDLVVLARYMQILTDDFIERIGAPVINIHHSFLPAFIGANPYARAKERGVKLIGATAHYATADLDEGPIIEQDVTRVTHSESAAELQSRGADVERLVLARAVQWHAEDRVIVHGRSTVIL from the coding sequence ATGTCTCAGACCGATACCGCACGCCTGCTCATCGCCTGCGATGACCAGCCCGGGATCGTCGCCGCCGTCGCGAACGTCCTCGCTCAGCACGGCGCGAACATCATCTCGCTCGATCAGCATTCGACGGATGCCGAGGGCGGGCGCTTCTTCCAGCGCACCGTGATCCACCTTCCCGGGCTAGCAGCCTCCCGTCCGGCGCTGGAGGCGTCGATCGAAGAGGTGGCCGAGAGGTTCGGCATGGACTGGTCGCTGCACGACACCTCACGCCGCAAGCGGGTCGCGATATTCGTGTCGAAGTACGACCACTGCCTGATGGAGCTCCTGTGGCGCCAGCAGCGCGGACAGCTCGACGTCGACATCACCATGGTCGTCTCGAACCACCCCGACCTCGCCGAGTCGGTCCGCTCGTTCGGCGTACCGTTCGTGCACATCCCCGGCGGCTCCGAACCCGAGGCGAAGGCGACCATGGAGGCGCGCCAGCTCGAGCTGCTGCAGGGCAACGTCGATCTCGTCGTGCTCGCCCGCTACATGCAGATCCTCACCGACGACTTCATCGAGCGCATCGGCGCTCCGGTCATCAACATCCACCACTCGTTCCTGCCCGCGTTCATCGGTGCGAACCCGTACGCACGGGCCAAGGAGCGCGGCGTGAAGCTCATCGGCGCGACGGCGCACTACGCGACCGCCGACCTCGACGAGGGACCGATCATCGAGCAGGACGTCACGCGCGTCACGCACTCCGAGTCGGCCGCCGAGCTACAGAGCCGCGGCGCCGACGTCGAGCGCCTGGTGCTCGCCCGCGCCGTGCAGTGGCACGCGGAGGACCGCGTGATCGTGCACGGCCGCTCGACCGTCATCCTGTAG
- a CDS encoding glutamine amidotransferase-related protein — MASILYVCVRPEQGAADAEHRSFRRALGVPVLDRWDLLDRPLDVAVADRYDGVVVGGSPFNVTAEERGDLQRRVENDLETLAQNAADGPLSAFFTCYGIGVVTRMLGGTVGTAVPESTRATSIRITAAASDDPIFGPSAPSMSVLTAHKEGSIEPPPGAVLLAANDDCPVQAYRVGDRLYATQFHPEVTPQDFVDRMAYYRTTGYFDPREYDLTAERVLAASVTGTDLLRRFAERLRAAAVSTR; from the coding sequence GTGGCCTCGATCCTGTACGTCTGCGTGAGGCCGGAGCAGGGTGCAGCGGATGCCGAGCACCGATCATTCCGGCGTGCGCTCGGCGTACCCGTGCTCGACCGGTGGGACCTGCTCGACAGGCCGCTGGATGTCGCCGTCGCCGATCGATACGACGGAGTCGTGGTCGGAGGCTCGCCGTTCAACGTCACAGCCGAGGAGCGCGGCGATCTGCAGCGACGGGTCGAGAATGATCTCGAGACGCTGGCTCAGAATGCCGCCGACGGCCCCCTCTCGGCGTTCTTCACCTGCTACGGCATCGGCGTCGTGACGCGGATGCTGGGTGGCACGGTTGGTACCGCGGTGCCGGAGTCGACGCGCGCGACGAGCATCCGGATCACCGCGGCGGCCTCGGATGATCCGATCTTCGGTCCGTCCGCGCCGTCGATGTCCGTCCTCACGGCCCACAAAGAGGGCTCGATCGAACCGCCGCCCGGAGCCGTGCTGCTCGCCGCGAACGACGACTGCCCTGTGCAGGCCTATCGGGTCGGAGACCGGCTGTATGCGACGCAGTTCCACCCCGAGGTCACGCCGCAGGACTTCGTGGATCGGATGGCGTACTACCGGACCACCGGCTACTTCGACCCGCGCGAGTACGACCTGACGGCCGAGCGCGTGCTGGCGGCATCCGTCACGGGTACGGACCTGCTGCGGCGGTTCGCGGAGAGGCTCAGGGCGGCGGCGGTTTCGACTCGCTGA